AGCACGACACCATGGGCGAGGTGCGCGTCCCCCGCGACGCCAAGTACCAGGCCCAGACCCAGCGGGCCGTGGAGAACTTCCCCATCTCCGGCCGGCCGCTGAGCCGGGCACAGATCCGGGCGCTGGCGCTGATCAAGTCGGCGGCCGCGACCGTGAACGCCCGGATGGGCATCGTCGAGCAGGAGACCGCCGACGCGATCACCGCCGCCGCGCAGCGGGTCGCGGGCGGCGAGTTCGACGCCGACTTCCCGCTGGACGTATTCCAGACCGGGTCGGGCACCAGCTCGAACATGAACACCAACGAGGTGCTCTCCACGCTGGCCACCGAGGCGCTCGGCCGCAAGGTGCACCCCAACGACCACGTCAACGCCTCGCAGTCGTCCAACGACGTGTTCCCGACGTCGATCCACGTGGCCGCCACCGAGGCCGTCGTCCGTGAGCTCATCCCCGGCCTGCGGCACCTTGCCACCGCCCTGGACACCAAGGCCGCCGAGTGGGCCACCGTGGTCAAGTCCGGCCGCACCCACCTGATGGACGCCACCCCGGTCACCCTGGGCCAGGAGTTCGGCGGGTACGCCGCGGCCATCCGCTACGGCATCGAGCGGGTCACCGCCTCGCTGCCCCGGCTGGCCGAGCTGCCGCTGGGCGGCACCGCCGTCGGCACCGGCATCAACACCCCGCCCGGCTTCTCCGCCGCGGTCATCACCGAGCTGGCCCACACCATGGACCTGCCGTTCACCGAGGCCCGCAACCACTTCGAGGCGCAGGGCGCCCGGGACGGCCTGGTCGAGATGTCCGGCCAGCTCAAGGTCATCGCGGTCAGCCTGACCAAGATCTGCAACGACCTGCGCTGGATGAGTTCGGGCCCGCGGGCCGGCCTGGCCGAGATCGCCCTGCCCGACCTGCAGCCGGGCAGCTCGATTATGCCGGGCAAGGTCAACCCGGTGCTGCCGGAGGCCACCCTGATGGCCTGCGCGCAGGTCATCGGCAACGACGCGACCATCGCGTTCGCCGGCGCCTCCGGCACGTTCGAGCTGAACGTGATGCTGCCGATCATGGGCGTGGACCTGCTGGAGTCGATCACCCTGCTGTCCACCACCAGCGTGCTGCTGGCCGACCGCTGTATCAGCGGCATCGTGGCCAACGTCGACCGCTGCCGCGAGTACGCCGAGTCGTCCCCCTCCATCGTCACCCCGCTGAACAAGTACATCGGGTACGAGGAGGCCGCCTCGGTCGCCAAGCAGGCGCTCAAGGAGAACAAGACCATCAAGGACGTCGTGCTGGAGCGCGGCCACGTCGACAACGGCCGGCTCACCCGCGAGCAGCTGGACGCGGCGCTGGACGTGCTGTCCATGACCCACCCGTAAGCCCCCGGTCACGCCCGAAGGCCCGGTCCCCCTCGCGCGGGGGGCCGGGCCTTCGGCGTTGTCGGGTGTCGCCTCGCAGGTCAGCGGCGGGGACCGCCGCGCGGGTCCTCGTCGTCCGGACGCCACGTCTGCGTCCGGTCGTCGTCCTCCGGGCGCCAGACCTGGGTGCGCTCCGGATCCTCCTGCGGCCGCTGGGGCGGGGGGCCCTGGGGACGCCGGCCCGGCGGCTGGTACGGCGGCACGAACTGGGTCGGGGCGTCCGAGCCGGGCGGACCGGCCGGTCCGCGCCCGGGCCCGGCCGGCGGGATGTAGCGGGTCTGGTCCTGAGATCCGGGGGGCGGGATGTACTGGGTGGGAGCGTTCGACGGCGGCGGCCAGCCCTGGGTGCGCGGACCCTGGCCGGGTGGGATGACCTCGGTCGGCCCCTGTCCGT
This window of the Nakamurella flava genome carries:
- a CDS encoding class II fumarate hydratase; translation: MAEHDDGVTGGTDQAYRIEHDTMGEVRVPRDAKYQAQTQRAVENFPISGRPLSRAQIRALALIKSAAATVNARMGIVEQETADAITAAAQRVAGGEFDADFPLDVFQTGSGTSSNMNTNEVLSTLATEALGRKVHPNDHVNASQSSNDVFPTSIHVAATEAVVRELIPGLRHLATALDTKAAEWATVVKSGRTHLMDATPVTLGQEFGGYAAAIRYGIERVTASLPRLAELPLGGTAVGTGINTPPGFSAAVITELAHTMDLPFTEARNHFEAQGARDGLVEMSGQLKVIAVSLTKICNDLRWMSSGPRAGLAEIALPDLQPGSSIMPGKVNPVLPEATLMACAQVIGNDATIAFAGASGTFELNVMLPIMGVDLLESITLLSTTSVLLADRCISGIVANVDRCREYAESSPSIVTPLNKYIGYEEAASVAKQALKENKTIKDVVLERGHVDNGRLTREQLDAALDVLSMTHP